One genomic region from Uloborus diversus isolate 005 chromosome 2, Udiv.v.3.1, whole genome shotgun sequence encodes:
- the LOC129217230 gene encoding uncharacterized protein LOC129217230: protein MSLNIIVFLGSVRDGRNCVRVGNFIRKQLEARNHKITIFDPLQMEFPLLKKPLHFHGPNESPPEWLIKYNSIIEEADGYVVISGEYNRCIPPALTNMMDHFPPKSYRCKPCSIVCYSAGPGGGSTAGMQLRYFLGELGMVTPGFMFTNPVVHNAYAEDGTPGPSNEAAVSKATRLISELEWYAIALKNHTEKNGLP from the exons ATGTCGCTCAACATCATCGTATTTTTGGGCTCTGTTCGAGATGGAAGAAATTGTGTACGAGTTGGAAACTTTATTAGAAAGCAACTAGAAGCTAGAAATCATAAAATTACCATATTTG ATCCCTTGCAAATGGAATTTCCCTTGCTGAAGAAACCTTTGCACTTTCATGGACCTAACGAAAGTCCACCTGAATGGCTCATCAAATACAATAGCATCATCGAGGAAGCAGATGGGTACGTTGTGATCAGTGGCGAATACAACAGATGCATTCCTCCAGCTCTCACCAACATGATGGACCATTTCCCTCCTAAGTCTTACCGATGCAAACCATGCAGTATCGTCTGTTATTCGGCAG GACCTGGCGGTGGCTCTACTGCTGGAATGCAACTGAGATATTTCCTTGGCGAGCTCGGGATGGTAACTCCCGGATTCATGTTCACCAACCCTGTGGTGCATAATGCATATGCAGAAGATGGAACGCCTGGCCCCTCCAACGAGGCAGCCGTCTCGAAAGCCACCAGGCTTATTTCTGAATTGGAGTGGTATGCAATAGCTCTCAAGAACCATACCGAGAAGAATGGATTGCCATGA